In Hymenobacter sublimis, a single genomic region encodes these proteins:
- a CDS encoding FdhF/YdeP family oxidoreductase — MDKSPAYDPSQAGKTEQQTAGNNVPKSGERPDQGTAPTSDNWSTSPERETLDDRLMEAPDTLGAKHKHPILAQPPEEFTGLKLTKPATVAAGITAVLKSGAFALDYEGPVRGTHALLKMNQKDGFDCSSCAWPDPDDHRSVAEFCENGAKATASDAQSDPVGPEFFAQHSLAELSRMTDRDLNNAGRITHPMVLRPGATHYTPISWPEAFELVGQELNALKSPDEAIFYTSGKVPNEPAYLYQLFVRQFGTNNLPDCSNMCHESSGAALSNTTGLGKGSVTLNDFYEAEVILIIGQNPGTNHPRMLTALQKAKKNGAKIISINPLHEAGLLHFKNPQDFMNPLKALGVLLGDGTPITDVYLQVRINSDQLVMRGLMKCLLEAEALNPGQVLDQGFIRDYTTGYPELVETLNKTSWADIEEASGVTKAQIQEAASLVARHKKIITCWAMGLTQQKNGVYTIQEIVNLHFMKGAVGIPGAGLCPVRGHSNVQGDRTMGIWERPTDTFLDSLAKEFNFEPPREYGFDVVEAVKALHDGRVKVFMAMGGNLLSACSDTEFVAEGMRKLRLSVHVTPKLNRGHLVNGEMALLLPCKTRIDIDMQKSGQQFMTCENSMGVVSMSKGVLEPISDHMLSEVAIVCGIALATLGERSTVDWVGCTENYDLIREYVARTIPGFEDFNQKVRHPGGFYLPNGPRERNFTTENAKANFTSTPLEKHTFEPGQLVMMTIRSHDQFNTTVYDYNDRYRGVHNERRVIFLNPQDMAERGIKEKGLVNITSHFQGQQRHAEKFIAIPYDIPRGDCATYFPEGNVLVPIGSVAYKSNTPTSKFVIVTVAPVELPIGTQIPTSQRVTVPA, encoded by the coding sequence ATGGATAAATCTCCCGCCTACGACCCTAGCCAAGCTGGCAAAACCGAGCAGCAGACGGCTGGCAACAACGTGCCAAAAAGCGGCGAGCGACCCGACCAGGGCACGGCGCCCACCAGTGACAACTGGAGCACCTCGCCCGAGCGGGAAACCCTCGATGACCGGCTCATGGAAGCGCCTGATACCCTGGGTGCTAAGCACAAACACCCCATTCTGGCCCAGCCCCCGGAAGAGTTTACCGGCCTCAAGCTCACCAAGCCCGCCACGGTAGCGGCCGGCATTACGGCGGTGCTGAAATCGGGAGCTTTTGCCCTTGATTACGAGGGGCCGGTGCGCGGTACCCACGCCCTGCTGAAGATGAACCAGAAGGACGGTTTTGACTGCTCCTCCTGCGCTTGGCCCGACCCCGACGACCACCGCTCCGTGGCCGAGTTCTGCGAGAACGGAGCCAAGGCTACTGCTTCCGATGCGCAGTCGGATCCGGTGGGGCCGGAGTTTTTTGCCCAGCACAGCCTGGCCGAGCTTTCCCGCATGACGGACCGCGACCTGAACAACGCCGGCCGTATCACGCACCCCATGGTGCTGCGGCCGGGCGCTACGCACTACACACCTATTTCCTGGCCCGAGGCATTTGAGTTGGTGGGCCAGGAGCTGAACGCGCTGAAGTCGCCCGACGAGGCTATTTTCTACACCTCCGGCAAGGTGCCCAACGAGCCGGCTTACCTCTACCAGCTGTTCGTTAGGCAGTTCGGCACCAACAACTTGCCTGACTGCTCCAACATGTGCCACGAGAGCAGCGGGGCGGCCCTGAGTAACACCACCGGCCTGGGCAAAGGCTCCGTGACGCTCAACGACTTCTATGAGGCGGAGGTGATTCTTATCATTGGCCAGAACCCGGGCACCAACCACCCGCGCATGCTTACGGCCCTGCAGAAAGCCAAGAAAAACGGAGCCAAAATCATCAGCATCAACCCCTTGCACGAGGCTGGCTTGCTGCACTTCAAGAACCCCCAGGACTTCATGAACCCCCTGAAGGCCCTGGGCGTGCTACTCGGCGACGGGACGCCCATTACCGACGTGTACTTGCAAGTCCGCATAAACAGCGACCAGCTAGTGATGCGCGGGCTAATGAAGTGCCTGCTGGAAGCCGAAGCCCTGAACCCCGGCCAGGTCCTCGACCAAGGATTTATCCGGGACTATACCACGGGCTACCCTGAACTGGTAGAAACCCTAAACAAAACCAGTTGGGCCGATATTGAGGAGGCCAGCGGCGTGACCAAAGCCCAAATTCAGGAAGCCGCCAGCTTGGTAGCGCGCCACAAGAAGATTATTACCTGCTGGGCCATGGGCCTAACCCAGCAAAAAAACGGCGTGTACACGATTCAGGAGATTGTGAACCTGCACTTTATGAAAGGCGCCGTGGGTATTCCTGGGGCAGGCCTATGCCCGGTGCGCGGCCACTCCAACGTGCAGGGCGACCGGACCATGGGCATTTGGGAGCGGCCCACGGATACCTTCCTCGACTCGCTGGCCAAGGAGTTCAACTTTGAGCCCCCGCGCGAGTATGGCTTCGACGTCGTGGAAGCCGTGAAGGCCCTGCACGATGGCCGCGTGAAGGTGTTCATGGCCATGGGCGGCAACCTGCTTTCGGCCTGCTCCGACACTGAGTTTGTGGCCGAAGGTATGCGCAAGCTGCGCCTCTCCGTTCACGTTACGCCCAAGCTCAACCGCGGCCACCTCGTGAATGGCGAAATGGCCCTGTTGCTACCCTGCAAAACCCGCATCGACATCGACATGCAGAAATCGGGGCAGCAGTTCATGACCTGCGAGAACTCCATGGGGGTAGTGAGCATGAGCAAAGGGGTGCTCGAGCCCATTTCCGACCACATGCTGAGCGAAGTAGCCATTGTCTGCGGCATTGCCCTGGCCACCCTAGGCGAGCGAAGCACCGTGGATTGGGTAGGCTGCACCGAGAACTACGACCTCATCCGGGAGTACGTGGCGCGCACCATTCCGGGCTTCGAGGACTTCAACCAGAAAGTGCGCCACCCCGGCGGGTTTTACCTGCCCAACGGCCCCCGGGAGCGGAACTTCACCACCGAAAACGCCAAGGCCAACTTTACCAGTACGCCCCTGGAAAAGCACACCTTCGAGCCGGGCCAGCTGGTGATGATGACCATTCGCAGCCACGACCAGTTCAATACTACCGTGTATGATTACAACGACCGGTACCGGGGCGTGCACAACGAGCGGCGGGTTATTTTCCTCAACCCCCAGGACATGGCCGAGCGCGGCATCAAGGAAAAAGGCTTGGTAAACATTACCAGCCACTTCCAGGGCCAGCAGCGCCACGCCGAGAAGTTCATTGCCATTCCCTACGACATTCCGCGGGGTGACTGCGCTACCTACTTCCCGGAGGGCAACGTGCTGGTTCCCATTGGTTCGGTGGCGTACAAAAGCAACACGCCTACTTCCAAGTTCGTCATTGTGACGGTAGCGCCCGTGGAGCTGCCCATTGGCACCCAGATTCCTACCTCCCAGCGCGTGACGGTACCCGCTTAA
- the fdhD gene encoding formate dehydrogenase accessory sulfurtransferase FdhD: MLAPVFLPPTSYDYVTVHKVQGTDVTTASDVLAAEEPLEIRVGYGPTGQREHRTLSITMRTPGHDFELAAGFLLTEGIIRSRQDLHGVIYCPDVEKEEERENVVRAELAPTATPDLPRLERHFYTSSSCGVCGKTSIEAVHAAACPVLPKAGPYLDPAVIHQLPERQRAAQALFEQTGGLHAAALFSPEGELLLLREDVGRHNALDKVIGAALFQELLPLHNAVLLVSGRASFELVQKAAVAGIPVLAAVGAPSSLAVSAARDFGMTVCGFVRQGRYNVYCHEWRLQQPAE; this comes from the coding sequence ATGTTAGCCCCCGTTTTTCTGCCGCCTACCAGCTACGACTACGTTACCGTGCACAAAGTGCAGGGCACCGACGTGACTACCGCCTCCGATGTGCTGGCGGCCGAAGAACCCCTGGAAATTCGGGTGGGCTACGGCCCGACGGGCCAGCGGGAGCACCGCACCTTGTCCATCACCATGCGCACGCCCGGCCACGACTTTGAGCTGGCCGCCGGTTTTTTGCTGACGGAGGGCATCATCCGGAGCCGCCAGGACCTGCACGGCGTCATCTACTGTCCCGATGTGGAGAAAGAGGAGGAGCGCGAAAACGTGGTGCGCGCCGAGTTGGCCCCCACCGCTACCCCCGATTTACCCCGGCTAGAACGTCACTTTTACACTAGTAGCAGTTGCGGCGTTTGCGGCAAAACCAGCATCGAGGCCGTGCACGCGGCCGCTTGCCCGGTGCTGCCCAAGGCCGGCCCCTACCTTGACCCCGCCGTTATTCACCAGTTGCCGGAGCGGCAGCGGGCGGCCCAGGCCCTGTTTGAGCAAACCGGCGGTCTGCACGCCGCAGCTCTGTTTTCGCCGGAGGGTGAGCTGCTGCTGCTGCGTGAGGATGTGGGCCGGCACAACGCCCTGGATAAAGTAATTGGGGCGGCGCTATTTCAGGAGTTGTTGCCCCTGCACAACGCGGTGTTGCTGGTGAGTGGCCGGGCCTCGTTTGAGTTGGTGCAGAAGGCGGCTGTGGCGGGCATTCCGGTGCTAGCCGCCGTGGGTGCCCCCAGCTCCCTGGCCGTTTCCGCCGCCCGCGACTTCGGCATGACCGTCTGCGGTTTCGTGCGCCAGGGCCGCTACAACGTGTACTGCCACGAGTGGCGCCTGCAACAGCCAGCGGAGTAA
- a CDS encoding DUF7009 family protein — translation MKLRIEDNSLRLRLSEEEVQQFASSGRVAAVVSLGPAPEESLTYALERAESEELRVSYGAGALTVKVPAALAAHWTTTDQNGFSATLMVAEDQPLKILVEKDLDCRH, via the coding sequence ATGAAGCTTCGCATTGAAGATAACTCGCTCCGCCTGCGCCTTTCCGAGGAAGAAGTACAGCAGTTTGCCAGCTCTGGCCGGGTAGCGGCGGTAGTTTCACTAGGCCCTGCCCCCGAAGAAAGCCTCACCTACGCCCTGGAACGTGCCGAATCCGAAGAGCTGCGAGTAAGCTACGGGGCCGGCGCCCTCACCGTGAAAGTACCGGCTGCCCTAGCCGCCCACTGGACCACAACCGACCAAAACGGCTTCTCCGCTACTCTGATGGTAGCCGAGGATCAACCCCTGAAAATTCTAGTTGAAAAGGACCTGGACTGCCGCCATTAG
- a CDS encoding FdhF/YdeP family oxidoreductase encodes MEKSPAEDPSQAGKTQQQGAEANVPKSGERPDQGAAPAPDHYRPDPQHERDESVIPAPDVANAKYHHPILAQPPEAFTGLKLEERARVAAGVTAVIKSMEFSWGEGGVNRGTRGLLKMNQKDGFDCSSCAWPDPDDHRSVAEFCENGAKATASDADDKAAGPEFFAKHSLAELSRMTDRDQNNAGRLTHPMVKRPGDNHYSPIKWQDAFQLVADNLNALDSPHEAVFYTSGKVPNEPAFLFQLFAKLLGTNNLPDCSNMCHESSGAALSPTLGLGKGSVTLNDIHEAEVILIIGQNPGTNHPRMLSALQKAKRNGAKIIAVNPLPEAGLLAFKNPQDFMNPLRALGALLGDGTQITDLFLQVRVDGDMALLRGIMKHLFEAEDLNPGAVVDRPFIDKYTTGFESFEQNVRNTSWEDIEELSGISRAQLLEAANMLATKQKIITCWAMGVTQQRQGVQTIQEIVNLQLMKGAIGKPGAGTCPVRGHSNVQGDRTMGIWEQPTKQFQDALAKEFNFQPPYEHGYDTVEAIKAMYKGKTKVFFSLGGNLLAAGPDTEVIAEGMRKQKLTVFVGTKLNRGHLVTGETSLLLPCFTHLDVDMQKSGHQMTSCENSMGVVSQNKGVLVPLAGQMMSEVAILAGIAIATFGDKINIADWVAMTENYDVIRDHISRVIPGFEGFNEKLRRPGGFYLPNGPRERKFTTKNGMANFTTTELQHYQRELEPDQLILMTVRSHDQFNTTIYDYNDRYRGIHNERRVLFMNPQDIADRGLQPKDLIDITSHYKGEKRTVEKFIAVPYDIPRGNVAAYFPEANPLVPVGSVAKTSNTPTSKYVVVTVVPARKTVGAPVEVRMAAEA; translated from the coding sequence ATGGAAAAATCCCCCGCCGAAGACCCCAGCCAAGCTGGTAAAACTCAGCAGCAAGGTGCTGAAGCTAACGTACCCAAAAGCGGTGAGCGGCCCGACCAGGGCGCGGCTCCGGCTCCCGACCACTACCGCCCCGATCCTCAACACGAACGTGACGAAAGCGTGATTCCCGCCCCCGACGTAGCCAACGCCAAGTATCACCACCCCATCCTGGCCCAGCCCCCGGAAGCTTTTACCGGCCTAAAGCTGGAGGAACGCGCCCGGGTAGCGGCCGGTGTTACGGCCGTAATCAAATCAATGGAGTTTAGCTGGGGTGAGGGCGGCGTAAACCGCGGCACCCGAGGCCTGCTGAAGATGAACCAGAAGGACGGTTTCGACTGCTCCTCCTGCGCCTGGCCCGACCCCGACGACCACCGCTCCGTGGCCGAGTTCTGCGAGAACGGAGCCAAGGCCACCGCTTCCGATGCCGACGATAAAGCCGCCGGCCCGGAGTTTTTCGCCAAGCACAGCCTGGCCGAGCTTTCCCGCATGACCGACCGGGACCAGAACAACGCCGGCCGCCTGACCCACCCCATGGTGAAGCGCCCCGGCGACAACCACTACTCCCCCATCAAGTGGCAGGATGCCTTCCAACTGGTAGCCGATAACCTGAACGCCCTGGATTCGCCCCACGAAGCGGTATTCTACACCTCCGGCAAGGTGCCGAATGAGCCGGCTTTCCTGTTCCAGCTATTTGCCAAGTTGTTGGGTACCAACAACCTGCCCGACTGCTCCAACATGTGCCACGAGAGTAGCGGCGCCGCCCTAAGCCCTACTCTAGGTCTGGGCAAAGGCTCCGTCACGCTCAATGACATTCACGAGGCCGAAGTGATTCTTATCATTGGCCAGAACCCGGGCACCAACCACCCGCGCATGCTCTCGGCTTTGCAGAAAGCTAAGCGCAATGGGGCCAAGATTATTGCCGTGAATCCGCTACCTGAGGCGGGTCTGCTGGCCTTCAAGAACCCCCAGGATTTCATGAATCCGCTGCGGGCGTTGGGCGCCCTGCTCGGCGACGGCACCCAAATTACCGACCTGTTCCTGCAGGTGCGCGTGGATGGCGACATGGCCCTGCTGCGCGGCATCATGAAGCACCTATTCGAGGCCGAGGACCTAAACCCCGGCGCGGTGGTCGACCGGCCGTTCATCGACAAGTACACCACGGGTTTTGAGTCGTTCGAGCAGAACGTGCGCAATACTTCCTGGGAAGACATTGAGGAGCTAAGCGGCATTTCACGGGCTCAGCTGCTGGAGGCGGCCAACATGCTGGCTACCAAGCAAAAGATCATTACCTGCTGGGCCATGGGCGTTACGCAGCAGCGCCAGGGCGTGCAAACCATCCAGGAAATCGTGAACCTGCAGCTGATGAAAGGCGCCATCGGCAAACCTGGCGCGGGCACCTGCCCGGTGCGCGGCCACTCCAACGTGCAGGGCGACCGGACTATGGGTATCTGGGAGCAGCCTACCAAGCAGTTTCAGGATGCGCTAGCCAAGGAATTCAACTTCCAGCCGCCCTATGAGCATGGCTACGACACGGTGGAAGCCATCAAGGCCATGTACAAAGGCAAAACCAAGGTGTTCTTCAGCCTCGGTGGCAACCTGCTGGCCGCTGGCCCCGACACCGAAGTCATTGCTGAGGGCATGCGCAAGCAGAAGCTGACGGTATTTGTGGGCACCAAGCTCAACCGCGGCCACCTCGTAACGGGCGAAACCAGCCTGCTCCTACCCTGTTTTACCCACCTCGATGTGGACATGCAGAAGTCGGGGCACCAGATGACTTCCTGCGAGAACTCCATGGGGGTAGTCAGCCAGAACAAGGGCGTGCTGGTGCCGCTGGCAGGCCAGATGATGAGCGAAGTAGCTATTCTGGCTGGCATTGCCATTGCTACTTTCGGCGACAAAATTAACATTGCCGACTGGGTGGCCATGACGGAAAACTACGACGTCATTCGGGACCATATCAGCCGCGTGATTCCGGGCTTTGAGGGCTTCAATGAGAAGCTGCGCCGGCCCGGCGGGTTCTACCTGCCCAACGGCCCCCGGGAGCGGAAGTTCACCACCAAAAACGGCATGGCCAACTTCACCACCACGGAGCTGCAACACTACCAGCGGGAGTTGGAGCCCGACCAGCTCATCCTGATGACAGTGCGCAGCCACGACCAGTTCAACACCACCATCTACGACTACAACGACCGGTACCGGGGCATACACAACGAGCGGCGCGTCCTGTTCATGAACCCCCAGGACATTGCCGACCGCGGTCTGCAACCCAAGGACCTCATCGACATTACCAGCCACTACAAAGGTGAGAAACGCACGGTGGAGAAGTTCATTGCTGTTCCTTACGACATTCCGCGAGGCAACGTGGCCGCCTATTTCCCCGAAGCCAACCCCCTGGTGCCCGTAGGCAGCGTAGCCAAAACCAGCAATACGCCTACCTCCAAGTACGTGGTAGTAACCGTGGTGCCAGCCCGCAAAACGGTAGGCGCCCCTGTTGAGGTTCGGATGGCGGCGGAAGCGTAG
- a CDS encoding putative sulfate/molybdate transporter, giving the protein MPLTATPPPRPRIRFDRNELAGAFGDLGTDLPLLIGIIAASGVDSAGVLIMFGLMQVFSGLWYGMPMPVQPLKAFAALVIAQKIPGRVIFGGGLAIGVSMLVLSVSGLIDGLARLVPKPVIRGIQFGLALQLATLALKEYVPADGLPGYALAAAAFLVTAVLLGNRRWPAALFVLALGVAYGLVFKLDLATAHRAVGLHLPGWQVPTWENIKYGAILLALPQIPLSLGNSVLATKQVVEDYFPERPLTVRQISFTYGLMNLVNPFLGGFPVCHGSGGMVGHYTFGGRTGGSVVLYGLLFLTLGLVFSQGFQQVVQIFPLPVLGVLLLFEALSLATLLRDVSGARSELLLALLVGLLCSGLPYGYLLGLVVGTSLYYAMQRGWVGLGK; this is encoded by the coding sequence ATGCCGCTTACCGCTACCCCTCCACCTCGTCCGCGTATTCGTTTCGATAGAAATGAGCTAGCGGGAGCCTTCGGGGATTTGGGCACCGATTTACCTTTGCTGATCGGCATTATTGCCGCCTCGGGCGTGGATAGCGCCGGGGTGCTCATCATGTTCGGGCTGATGCAGGTGTTTTCGGGGCTGTGGTACGGCATGCCCATGCCGGTGCAGCCCCTGAAAGCCTTTGCGGCCCTGGTTATTGCCCAGAAAATTCCCGGCCGGGTCATCTTCGGGGGTGGGCTGGCTATTGGCGTGAGCATGCTGGTGTTGTCGGTGTCGGGGCTGATTGACGGGCTGGCCCGGCTGGTGCCCAAGCCGGTTATTCGGGGCATTCAGTTCGGGCTGGCCCTGCAGCTGGCTACCCTAGCCCTGAAGGAATACGTGCCCGCCGATGGGCTGCCCGGCTACGCCCTGGCGGCAGCGGCTTTTCTGGTAACGGCCGTGCTGCTGGGCAACCGCCGCTGGCCCGCCGCCCTGTTCGTGCTGGCCCTGGGCGTGGCCTACGGGCTCGTGTTCAAGCTGGACCTGGCCACCGCCCACCGGGCCGTGGGCCTGCACCTACCCGGCTGGCAGGTGCCTACCTGGGAGAACATAAAGTACGGCGCCATTCTGCTGGCCCTACCCCAAATTCCGCTGTCGTTGGGCAATTCAGTGCTGGCTACCAAGCAGGTAGTAGAAGATTATTTTCCGGAGCGCCCGCTCACGGTGCGGCAAATCAGCTTTACCTACGGCCTGATGAACCTGGTTAATCCCTTCCTGGGTGGCTTTCCGGTGTGCCACGGCTCGGGCGGCATGGTAGGGCATTATACCTTCGGCGGGCGAACGGGCGGCTCGGTGGTGCTTTACGGGCTGCTGTTCCTGACGCTGGGCCTAGTCTTCAGCCAAGGCTTTCAGCAGGTGGTGCAGATTTTTCCGCTGCCGGTTTTAGGGGTACTGTTGCTGTTTGAGGCCCTGAGTCTGGCTACCTTGCTGCGCGATGTAAGCGGGGCCCGCTCCGAGCTGCTCTTGGCGTTGCTGGTAGGGCTACTCTGCAGCGGCCTACCCTACGGCTACTTGCTGGGGCTGGTCGTGGGCACTAGCTTGTACTACGCCATGCAGCGCGGCTGGGTCGGTTTAGGAAAATAA
- the moeB gene encoding molybdopterin-synthase adenylyltransferase MoeB translates to MLTTEERQIYRRHLQLPEIGEAGQLRLKNARVLVVGAGGLGCPILQYLAAAGVGTLGIVDADQVDRSNLQRQILYGPADLGQPKAEAAARAVKRINPLVHTEVHSCRATLGNVRELVSRYDVVVDGSDNFPTRYLLNDACVSFNRPLVSGAIYKFEGQVSVFNYQGGPTYRCLFPQPPSAQEAPNCDATGVLGVLPGLVGTAQATEALKVILGIGEVLSGRLWMFDALTFQTRTLKFARRPEQATINLDTANTRDYADLCGVGVRSISVAELHEQLESGHPPFLLDVREPHEYAAGHLPGATLLPLSSLEKGVATLPKQHPVVVYCRSGRRSAQAVERLQTEFGLTNLLNLDGGILAWEDTMTDAENNVSR, encoded by the coding sequence ATGCTTACCACCGAAGAACGCCAGATTTACCGCCGCCACCTGCAGCTCCCTGAAATTGGGGAAGCCGGGCAGCTGCGCCTGAAAAATGCCCGGGTGCTGGTAGTGGGCGCCGGCGGCCTGGGCTGCCCCATTCTGCAGTACTTGGCCGCCGCCGGGGTAGGCACCCTGGGCATTGTGGATGCCGACCAGGTAGACCGCAGCAACCTGCAGCGCCAGATTCTGTATGGCCCCGCCGACCTGGGCCAGCCCAAGGCCGAAGCCGCCGCCCGCGCCGTAAAGCGCATCAACCCGCTGGTACACACCGAGGTGCATAGCTGCCGCGCTACCCTGGGCAATGTGCGCGAGCTGGTTAGCCGCTACGATGTGGTGGTAGACGGCTCCGACAACTTCCCAACCCGCTACCTGCTCAACGACGCTTGCGTGAGCTTCAACCGGCCGCTGGTGTCGGGAGCTATTTACAAGTTCGAAGGGCAAGTATCGGTGTTCAACTACCAGGGCGGGCCCACGTACCGCTGCCTGTTTCCGCAGCCGCCTTCCGCCCAGGAAGCGCCCAACTGTGATGCTACCGGGGTGCTGGGCGTACTGCCCGGCCTGGTGGGTACGGCCCAGGCCACGGAGGCCCTAAAGGTGATTTTGGGTATCGGCGAGGTGCTGTCGGGTAGGCTATGGATGTTCGACGCCCTCACCTTCCAGACCCGCACCCTCAAGTTTGCCCGCCGCCCGGAGCAAGCCACCATTAACCTGGACACCGCCAACACCCGCGACTACGCCGACTTGTGCGGGGTAGGGGTGCGCAGCATTTCCGTGGCCGAGCTGCACGAGCAATTGGAGTCGGGGCACCCGCCGTTCCTGCTGGACGTGCGCGAGCCCCACGAGTACGCCGCCGGCCACCTGCCTGGCGCTACCCTGCTTCCCCTGAGCAGCCTGGAGAAAGGCGTGGCAACCCTACCCAAGCAGCACCCGGTAGTGGTATACTGCCGCTCCGGCCGCCGCAGCGCCCAGGCCGTGGAGCGTCTCCAAACCGAGTTCGGCCTAACCAACCTGCTCAACCTCGATGGCGGCATTCTGGCCTGGGAAGACACGATGACGGACGCTGAAAACAACGTGAGCAGGTAA